The genomic window TAGTAGTCGCCCGGCGGGAGGGTGTGCAGCCTGAACGCGCCGCGGTCGTCGGTCGTGTCCATGGACCCGACCGACAGCACTCGGCGACCTCGGCTGGCGCGGCGCAAGAGATGAGCCTGCACGCCGGCGCCAACGAGCGGCTCGCCATCGGGATCGAAGACGTGCCCGACGATGGCGCCGCCGCGCACGAGCACGAGGTCGACGTCCCCGCGCACTTCGTCATCGCCGATCGTGACCGAGCGCATGGCCTCGCGCGACCACCTGGTGCCGGTGTACCCCGTGCGCGTCGCGGTGACGAGCAGGGTCATCCGGGGGAGGTCGCGGAACGTGTAGCGCCCGTCCGCGCCGGTGATCGCGGTGCGCTGGCCGTCGGGACCTGGGAGCGGCACACGTACGCGGGCGCCGCCAATCGACGCACCGTGATCATCGATCACGCGGCCGCTCACGACCGCCGTGCCGGTGGCGGCGCGCGGTTGGACGTCTCTCGGCGGCCCGGGCACCGAGCCGGGGGGAGACCCGACCTGCGCGTCGACAATCCCCACGTCCCCGCGAGCAGCGACGAGCCCGTGGTCCGGAGGCGCGCCGGTCGGTGCGGAAGCGGGGAGGAGGAGCGCGAGGAGGAGGGCGAGCAGACGAGACCACGACTTCTGGGCCATCGACGTTCCCTCGGTGACCTGGGGGCGTGCCTCGAGACCCGGCGACTGCCGGTGACGTCCTATTGGACACCGAATCGTCGTCTTTGGTCGTGGCGGCGTGACACAGCCTCCGCTCGGCGGAGTCCCGCGCCGACGCCGCGCGCTTGTCTTCCCGTAGCGCCGGGGCTTCAGCCCCGGCGGGGTTCAGCCACCCGGGCCGCGCGTCAGGACGGCGGCGACATCGCCCGCGCTTACGTCACCGGCCTCGACGACCCGCATGTAGACGCCGCGCAGGTTGCGGTGACGCGTCGCCGGCCGCGAGACGAACCTGAGCGCATCCTGCCCGAACCGGGCAAGGAATGCCTTGCAGCCGTCGTGCGGCAGCGGCGTCACTTCGAGCGTCGCGCCGCCGAGGCGCACGCGACTGCCGGCTGGGAGGTTGTCGCGCGACAGGTCGAGATCCAGGAACAGGCTGTCGCCGAAGAGCTCGAGCGGCTGCCCGTTGGCGACGAGCGTGGCCACGTCGACCTGCATCACGGCAATCTGCGCCTCCAGCTCCGGGTCGGGTCGCCGTCCCCATGAGTCGCCCGGGACACCGGTGTCGGGCGCGAGCCGCACGCGGTCCAGCGTCTCCCGCAGGCCGCCGGGCTCGACGCGGCGCACGATGCGCGCGACGCGTCCCAGGTCGCGCGGCGGCGACAGGGCCGCGAGCGCCCGATCGAGATCGTCGAGACGAGGAAACCTGGCCGGGTCGCCAAGCGATGACGAGTCGACGCGCAGTGTATCGTGGGACATGACGGAAGTATCGCACGCGTTCCGTCAGGGAGGCGCCTCCGTCCGCTCGACGAAGCGAGCGCGTCGCCGTGACGGCCGGGTCGTCACCGGCCGTCGCGGGCCTTCGCTCCGATCGCGAACAGGCTCGAGGCCCCCCGGACGTGCATGACGCCGTCCGACAGGGCCGGCGCGGCCATCAGCAGCTCGCCCATCGGGTTCGCCGCGAGGTGCTCGAAGGTCTCTCCTGCGCGGACGACGAGAACGTCGCCGTCCTCCTTGGCGAGGGAGATCGTCCCGTCGGCGGCCACGGGCGAGGCGCTGAAGCCCCGGACTGGTCAGGGCGCCATCTCGTAGGCAT from Acidobacteriota bacterium includes these protein-coding regions:
- a CDS encoding carboxypeptidase regulatory-like domain-containing protein, translated to MIDDHGASIGGARVRVPLPGPDGQRTAITGADGRYTFRDLPRMTLLVTATRTGYTGTRWSREAMRSVTIGDDEVRGDVDLVLVRGGAIVGHVFDPDGEPLVGAGVQAHLLRRASRGRRVLSVGSMDTTDDRGAFRLHTLPPGDYYVSVHPVRSPHGYEDGRSDGQGLAPVYHPGTPDVSAAKAVPVVSNGESPIALTVPLSPLFTVTGRVVDRDGRAVEDASVSLRPRSTIDGLPWSSGVSLRP